The proteins below are encoded in one region of Streptomyces sp. NBC_00490:
- a CDS encoding DUF5682 family protein, which produces MGGREPLLLGVRHHGPGSARAVRAALEAARPRVVLIEGPPEADALIPLAAEEDMRPPVALLAHAVDEPGRSAFWPLAEFSPEWVAIRWALEHDVPARFIDLPATHSLAWEEGRFDEAVGETPDSPDSGTAPGSRAEAGVGAPDPEATRTGLRIDPLAVLAETAGYDDPERWWEDVVEHRGTGAGDVFAPFVVVEEAMGALREVYGSGGHERDLVREAYMRLQIRAAQREFGGGVAVVCGAWHVPALRERTAVAADRALLKGLPKVKADMTWVPWTYRRLARVSGYGAGIDSPGWYGHLFGAADRPVERWMTKVAGLLREEDRIVSSAHVIEAVRLAQTLAAMRGRPLAGLSETTDAVRAVMCEGSDLPLSLVHDRLVVGDVLGEVPRGAPAVPLQRDLDRTQRRLRLKPEALERELELDLRKETDAGRSRLLHRLRLLGIGWGEPVASRGSTGTFRETWRLRWEPELSVRVAEAGVWGTTVLAAATAKAQADAVTAQSLADVTALAERCLLAELPEALPVVMRVLADRAALDADVGHLAQALPALVRSLRYGDVRGTDTHALTEVAAGLAERVFVGLPPACAALDADAAEEMRGHVDSVHGAVGLLADVLAADETADGDSEPAHAAGPPVENPLRGTPGSPHRDLRLRWRSVLRVLSGRDTVPGVVRGRAVRLLLDDGELGQDEAARLMGLVLSPGTPPADAAAWIEGFVGGGAGGGLLLVHDERLLGLVDAWLTGVPAEAFTDVLPLLRRTFSAYEPGVRRTLGELVRRGPGERGSAAGGGAGIPGFGADLDTARADAVLPVVRLLLGLDGDPVGADDNDLVGVGR; this is translated from the coding sequence ATCGGCGGCAGGGAGCCGCTGCTGCTCGGCGTGCGGCATCACGGGCCCGGTTCCGCGCGGGCCGTGCGGGCGGCGCTGGAGGCGGCCCGGCCGCGGGTCGTCCTGATCGAGGGGCCGCCCGAGGCCGACGCCCTGATTCCGCTGGCCGCCGAGGAGGACATGCGGCCACCGGTCGCTCTCCTCGCCCACGCCGTCGACGAGCCGGGCCGCTCGGCGTTCTGGCCGCTCGCCGAGTTCTCCCCGGAGTGGGTGGCGATCCGCTGGGCCCTGGAGCACGACGTCCCGGCGAGGTTCATCGACCTGCCGGCGACGCACTCGTTGGCGTGGGAGGAGGGGCGGTTCGACGAGGCAGTGGGGGAGACACCCGACTCTCCCGACTCCGGAACGGCTCCCGGCTCCCGTGCGGAAGCGGGTGTCGGTGCCCCCGATCCGGAGGCCACCCGCACCGGCCTCCGGATCGACCCCCTCGCCGTGCTGGCTGAAACCGCCGGTTACGACGACCCCGAGCGGTGGTGGGAGGACGTCGTCGAGCACCGGGGGACCGGTGCCGGAGATGTGTTCGCGCCGTTCGTCGTGGTCGAGGAGGCCATGGGGGCGCTGCGGGAGGTGTACGGGAGCGGGGGGCATGAGCGGGATCTCGTGCGGGAGGCGTATATGCGGCTCCAAATACGGGCGGCTCAGCGGGAGTTCGGGGGCGGGGTGGCCGTGGTGTGCGGGGCGTGGCATGTGCCCGCGCTGCGGGAGAGGACGGCCGTCGCCGCCGACCGGGCACTGCTCAAGGGGCTGCCCAAGGTCAAGGCGGACATGACGTGGGTGCCGTGGACGTATCGGCGGCTGGCCCGGGTCAGCGGATACGGGGCCGGTATCGACTCGCCGGGTTGGTACGGGCATCTGTTCGGCGCGGCGGACCGTCCGGTGGAGCGGTGGATGACCAAGGTGGCGGGACTGCTGCGGGAGGAGGACCGGATCGTCTCGTCGGCCCATGTCATCGAGGCGGTGCGGCTCGCGCAGACTCTCGCGGCGATGCGAGGCCGTCCGCTGGCGGGGCTGAGCGAGACGACCGACGCGGTGCGGGCGGTGATGTGCGAGGGCTCGGACTTGCCGCTGTCGCTGGTGCACGACCGGCTCGTCGTGGGGGACGTGCTGGGGGAGGTGCCGCGGGGGGCGCCCGCGGTGCCGTTGCAGCGGGATCTCGACCGGACGCAGCGTCGGCTGCGGCTCAAGCCGGAGGCGCTGGAGCGGGAGCTGGAGCTCGACCTGCGCAAGGAGACCGACGCGGGACGCAGCAGGCTGCTGCACCGGCTGCGGCTGCTGGGCATCGGGTGGGGTGAGCCGGTGGCGTCGCGGGGGAGTACGGGGACGTTCCGGGAGACGTGGCGGCTGCGGTGGGAGCCCGAACTGTCCGTGCGGGTCGCGGAGGCCGGCGTGTGGGGGACCACCGTGCTCGCCGCGGCGACCGCCAAGGCGCAGGCGGACGCCGTCACCGCGCAGAGCCTCGCCGATGTCACCGCACTCGCCGAGCGTTGCCTTCTGGCCGAACTGCCCGAAGCGCTCCCGGTGGTGATGCGGGTTCTCGCCGACCGCGCCGCGCTCGACGCCGACGTCGGTCATCTCGCCCAGGCCCTGCCCGCCCTGGTCCGCTCCCTGCGCTACGGCGACGTGCGCGGCACGGACACCCACGCCCTCACGGAGGTCGCCGCGGGTCTCGCCGAACGGGTCTTCGTCGGTCTTCCCCCGGCGTGCGCCGCGCTCGACGCGGACGCGGCCGAGGAGATGCGGGGGCATGTGGACTCGGTGCACGGGGCGGTGGGGTTGCTGGCGGACGTGCTGGCGGCGGATGAAACAGCCGACGGCGACAGCGAGCCCGCACACGCCGCCGGGCCGCCCGTCGAGAACCCCCTGCGCGGCACCCCCGGCTCACCCCACCGTGACCTCCGCCTCCGCTGGCGATCCGTGCTCCGGGTGCTGTCGGGCCGGGACACCGTGCCCGGGGTCGTCCGGGGACGGGCGGTGCGGTTGCTGCTGGACGACGGGGAGTTGGGGCAGGACGAGGCGGCACGGCTCATGGGGCTCGTGCTGTCGCCGGGGACGCCGCCCGCGGACGCGGCCGCGTGGATCGAGGGGTTCGTCGGCGGTGGTGCCGGGGGCGGGCTGCTGCTCGTGCACGACGAGCGGTTGCTCGGGCTGGTCGACGCCTGGCTGACCGGGGTGCCGGCGGAGGCGTTCACGGATGTGCTGCCGTTGCTGCGGCGGACCTTCTCGGCGTACGAGCCGGGGGTGCGGCGGACGCTCGGCGAGCTGGTCCGGCGGGGGCCGGGGGAGCGGGGGAGTGCGGCGGGCGGCGGCGCCGGCATACCCGGTTTCGGGGCCGATCTCGACACCGCGCGTGCGGATGCGGTGCTGCCGGTGGTGCGACTGCTGCTGGGACTGGACGGCGACCCCGTGGGCGCCGACGACAACGACCTTGTGGGGGTGGGGCGATGA
- a CDS encoding VWA domain-containing protein, protein MTVDVVDPAQERLRRWRLVLGGDAADGTGRALGGRDAAMDGALAALYGKGDRQGQSGRERAAGLGASAPSVARWLGDIRTYFPSSVVQVMQRDAIERLGLASLLLEPEMLEAVEADVHLVGTLLSLNKAMPETTKETARAVVRKVVEDLEKRLATRTRATLTGALDRSARISRPRHHDIDWNRTIAANLKHYLPEYRTIVPERLIGYGRASQSVKKEVILCIDQSGSMAASVVYASVFGAVLASMRSINTRLVVFDTAVVDLTDQLDDPVDVLFGTQLGGGTDINRALAYCQSQITRPADTVVVLISDLYEGGIRNEMLKRVAAMKASGVQFVTLLALSDEGAPAYDREHAAALAALGAPAFACTPDLFPEVMAAAIEKRPIPIPDTA, encoded by the coding sequence ATGACGGTCGACGTGGTGGACCCGGCGCAGGAGCGGCTGCGGCGTTGGCGGCTGGTGCTCGGGGGTGATGCCGCCGACGGGACCGGGCGTGCGCTCGGGGGGCGGGACGCGGCGATGGACGGGGCGCTCGCCGCGCTGTACGGGAAGGGGGACAGGCAGGGGCAGTCGGGGCGGGAGCGTGCCGCGGGGCTGGGGGCCTCGGCGCCCTCCGTGGCGCGGTGGCTCGGGGACATCCGGACGTACTTCCCGTCCTCCGTCGTGCAGGTGATGCAGCGTGACGCGATCGAGCGGCTCGGTCTCGCCAGCCTGCTGCTCGAGCCGGAGATGCTGGAGGCGGTGGAGGCCGATGTGCATCTCGTCGGCACGTTGCTCTCGCTCAACAAGGCGATGCCGGAGACGACGAAGGAGACGGCACGGGCCGTGGTCCGCAAGGTCGTCGAGGATCTGGAGAAGAGGCTCGCCACACGCACCCGGGCCACTCTCACCGGCGCCCTCGACCGCAGCGCCCGTATCAGCCGGCCCCGCCACCACGACATCGACTGGAACCGCACGATCGCGGCCAACCTCAAGCACTACCTGCCCGAGTACCGGACGATCGTGCCGGAGCGGCTCATCGGGTACGGGCGGGCGTCGCAGTCGGTGAAGAAGGAGGTCATCCTCTGTATCGACCAGTCGGGGTCGATGGCGGCGTCGGTCGTCTACGCGTCCGTGTTCGGGGCGGTCCTCGCCTCCATGCGGTCCATCAACACCCGGCTCGTCGTCTTCGACACCGCGGTGGTCGACCTCACCGACCAGCTCGACGATCCGGTCGACGTCCTGTTCGGCACCCAGCTCGGCGGCGGTACGGACATCAACCGGGCACTCGCGTACTGCCAGTCGCAGATCACCCGGCCCGCCGACACGGTGGTCGTGCTGATCAGCGACCTGTACGAGGGCGGCATACGGAACGAGATGCTGAAGCGGGTGGCGGCGATGAAGGCGTCGGGGGTGCAGTTCGTGACGCTGCTCGCGCTGTCCGACGAAGGGGCTCCCGCATACGACAGGGAGCACGCGGCCGCGCTCGCCGCGTTGGGCGCACCGGCCTTCGCCTGTACCCCCGACCTGTTCCCGGAGGTGATGGCGGCGGCGATCGAGAAGCGGCCCATCCCCATCCCGGACACGGCATGA